A window of the Drosophila simulans strain w501 chromosome 2L, Prin_Dsim_3.1, whole genome shotgun sequence genome harbors these coding sequences:
- the LOC6732609 gene encoding embryonic polarity protein dorsal isoform X1, which produces MFPSQNNGGAPGQGPAADGQQSLNYNGLPAQQQQQLAQSTKNVRKKPYVKITEQPAGKALRFRYECEGRSAGSIPGVNSTPENKTYPTIEIVGYKGRAVVVVSCVTKDTPYRPHPHNLVGKEGCKKGVCTLEINSETMRAVFSNLGIQCVKKKDIEAALKAREEIRVDPFKTGFSHRFQPSSIDLNSVRLCFQVFMESEQKGRFTSPLPPVVSEPIFDKKAMSDLVICRLCSCSATVFGNTQIILLCEKVAKEDISVRFFEEKNGQSVWEAFGDFQHTDVHKQTAITFKTPRYHTLEITEPAKVFIQLRRPSDGVTSEALPFEYVPMDSGKHTFWNLHRHLKRKPDEDLFQQILRLDAKREVQPPTIEVIDLDTPKIEVQREIPSEMDFNQEESQQSEPALEQDQSVQQEQYTPEQSLQQEQYTQEQSLQQEPYTQEQSLQQEQYLQQLEQQQSFQLEEPMQQDQELPAQQSFDQALDHTSDHIPEDMEAADAHAEAEAHRLRSEQEKEIDTIIDEKVRELEQLDLGQHLEPRPLTANDKITEWMKSSEIEQQVHEPSPTAEADVSDSALEITKADKTLDELLETVAELDEIYTDFKVQRDTYKNTIQNELAGLQGRAPLQVEDSFDDAATYTSLQIAFKNPVLIPMDDIMPPTPPMSQCAPEDAHQHYDPVEVNSQARKPETPLRPVPPVPPAILTVQYPPEEEKLPPLPPKRIRKQDSNAENRSIEANTVQTKTSTGESPLNKRLPPAPKNPNFNTLPRQKKPGFFSKLFSRRKSKPDLAQGQENSSILDSKANSREPSIGHFNMQDPMRASLRSSKSAAPFISNPAPAKSSPVKAKKPGSKLAKPVGRSVSSVSGKRPAYLNADVVHIPLKGDSANSLPQQQRTEGYSQSSTISVGAGLDRRTASALQLADIPISEGGMELVAIADRQSLHNLVSSIEGHFNVQLDPNLDLTEAEHFALYTSIPPLAAASEFDETSAYYAPVDAGEILTPDEVAKRLAAANGI; this is translated from the exons ATGTTTCCGAGCCAGAACAACGGAGGCGCTCCTGGGCAGGGTCCAGCGGCTGATGGGCAACAGAGCCTCAACTACAACGGGCTGcctgcccagcagcagcagcaattggcACAGTCCACGAAAAATGTGCGAAAGAAACCCTACGTTAAGATCACCGAGCAACCGGCGGGAAAGGCGCTGCGGTTTCGCTACGAGTGCGAGGGACGCTCGGCGGGATCTATTCCGGGCGTGAACTCTACGCCGGAGAACAAGACCTATCCGACCATCGAGATTGTGGGCTACAAGGGACGCGCCGTGGTTGTCGTCTCCTGCGTCACAAAGGATACGCCATATCG TCCCCATCCCCACAATTTAGTTGGCAAGGAGGGTTGCAAGAAGGGCGTCTGTACACTGGAGATCAACAGTGAGACAATGCGAGCCGTGTTCAGTAACTTGGGTATCCAGTGTGTCAAAAAGAAGGACATTGAGGCGGCGCTCAAGGCGCGCGAGGAGATCCGTGTGGATCCGTTTAAGA CTGGCTTTTCGCATCGTTTCCAGCCCTCGAGCATAGATCTGAATTCGGTGCGATTATGCTTTCAAGTATTCATGGAGAGCGAGCAGAAGGGTCGATTCACCTCGCCACTGCCGCCGGTAGTTTCGGAGCCCATCTTCGATAAGAAGGCCATGTCCGATCTGGTCATTTGCCGGCTGTGCAGCTGCTCGGCCACTGTCTTCGGCAATACCCAGATCATCCTGCTCTGCGAGAAGGTGGCCAAGGAGGACATCTCTGTGCGATTCTTCGAGGAGAAGAATGGCCAGAGCGTTTGGGAGGCCTTTGGTGACTTCCAGCACACGGATGTCCACAAGCAGACTGCCATTACCTTTAAGACGCCGCGCTATCATACCCTGGAAATCACAGAGCCCGCCAAG GTTTTTATCCAACTGCGACGTCCCTCGGATGGAGTTACCAGCGAGGCCCTGCCCTTCGAGTACGTGCCAATGGACTCAGGTAAACATACATTCTGGAATCTTCATCGGCACCTCAAGCGGAAGCCGGACGAAGATCTCTTTCAGCAGATCCTCAGGTTGGACGCCAAACGGGAAGTGCAGCCGCCAACGATTGAGGTCATCGATTTGGATACACCGAAAATAGAGGTGCAACGTGAGATACCTTCGGAAATGGACTTTAATCAAGAGGAATCTCAGCAATCAGAGCCAGCTCTTGAGCAAGATCAGTCAGTGCAGCAGGAGCAATATACTCCAGAGCAATCATTGCAACAGGAGCAATACACTCAAGAGCAATCATTGCAACAGGAGCCATATACACAAGAGCAATCATTACAGCAGGAACAATATTTACAACAACTAGAACAGCAGCAATCTTTTCAGCTGGAAGAACCGATGCAGCAGGATCAGGAACTACCAGCTCAGCAATCTTTCGATCAGGCTTTGGATCACACCTCAGATCATATTCCCGAGGACATGGAGGCGGCGGATGCCCATGCAGAAGCTGAGGCCCATCGCCTGCGATCCGAGCAGGAAAAAGAGATTGACACCATTATTGATGAAAAGGTACGGGAACTGGAGCAACTGGATTTGGGTCAGCATTTGGAGCCACGTCCTTTGACGGCCAACGATAAGATCACCGAGTGGATGAAGTCCTCTGAGATCGAACAGCAAGTCCATGAACCCAGTCCCACTGCTGAGGCAGATGTTTCGGACTCCGCCCTTGAGATAACCAAGGCAGATAAGACCCTCGATGAACTCCTTGAGACCGTGGCCGAACTGGATGAGATATACACGGACTTCAAAGTTCAGAGGGATACGTACAAGAATACCATACAAAATGAGTTGGCGGGACTTCAGGGTCGTGCTCCGCTGCAGGTGGAGGATAGCTTCGATGACGCTGCCACCTACACAAGCTTACAGATCGCCTTCAAGAATCCCGTCCTCATACCCATGGATGATATAATGCCTCCAACTCCGCCCATGTCGCAATGCGCTCCCGAAGATGCCCATCAGCATTACGATCCCGTCGAGGTGAATTCACAGGCCCGTAAGCCGGAGACTCCGTTGCGACCAGTTCCTCCAGTCCCGCCGGCAATTCTAACAGTTCAATATCCACCAGAAGAGGAGAAGCTGCCCCCATTGCCACCGAAAAGAATTCGAAAGCAGGACAGCAATGCTGAGAATCGGTCAATCGAGGCCAATACGGTTCAGACCAAGACATCTACAGGCGAGTCTCCTCTAAACAAAAGACTCCCACCTGCTCCAAAGAACCCGAACTTCAATACTCTGCCCAGGCAGAAGAAGCCGGGATTCTTTTCGAAACTTTTTTCACGTCGCAAGAGCAAACCGGATTTGGCCCAGGGGCAGGAGAACAGCTCTATATTGGATTCCAAGGCAAATAGCAGGGAGCCGAGTATAGGTCACTTTAACATGCAGGACCCGATGAGGGCATCGCTGCGCTCCTCCAAGTCAGCCGCCCCGTTCATCTCGAATCCAGCACCTGCAAAATCCAGTCCTGTCAAGGCCAAGAAACCAGGATCAAAGCTGGCCAAGCCCGTGGGCAGGAGTGTGAGCAGTGTTTCTGGAAAGAGACCCGCCTACCTGAATGCTGATGTGGTGCACATACCGCTGAAAGGTGACAGTGCCAATAGTTTGCCACAGCAACAGCGAACCGAGGGTTATTCCCAATCCAGCACGATTTCGGTGGGAGCAGGATTGGATAGACGCACTGCATCTGCACTACAGCTGGCTGACATACCAATTAGTGAGGGCGGAATGGAACTGGTTGCCATTGCCGATCGACAAAGTCTGCACAATTTGGTCAGCTCCATCGAGGGTCACTTCAATGTCCAACTGGACCCCAATCTGGACCTGACCGAGGCCGAGCACTTTGCCCTGTACACGAGTATTCCGCCACTTGCGGCGGCCAGTGAATTTGACGAGACCTCCGCCTACTATGCTCCCGTGGATGCTGGCGAGATCCTAACGCCGGATGAGGTGGCCAAGCGATTGGCTGCCGCCAATGGCATCTAG